Proteins from a genomic interval of Stenotrophomonas maltophilia:
- the frr gene encoding ribosome recycling factor, with protein MLNDIKNNAQTRMAKSIDALKHTLTSIRTGRATPALLDRVTVNAYGNASTPLNQVASISNADAHSLLVTPFDKGMIKEIEKGLYNAEFTPNTLGTAIRINMPPPTEERRKELAKQVQKEGEGAKIAIRNIRQDANKEIAKLVKDKAISEDEKKRGEDDIQKLTDANIKDVDKVVADKEKELLSV; from the coding sequence ATGCTCAACGACATCAAGAACAACGCGCAGACGCGCATGGCCAAGAGCATCGACGCTCTGAAGCACACCCTCACCTCCATCCGGACCGGGCGTGCCACGCCGGCCCTGCTGGACCGCGTGACGGTCAATGCCTACGGCAATGCCAGCACCCCGCTGAACCAGGTTGCCTCGATCTCCAATGCCGACGCGCACTCGCTGCTGGTCACCCCGTTCGACAAGGGCATGATCAAGGAGATCGAAAAGGGTCTCTACAATGCCGAGTTCACCCCGAACACGCTGGGCACCGCGATCCGCATCAACATGCCGCCGCCGACCGAAGAGCGCCGCAAGGAACTGGCCAAGCAGGTGCAGAAGGAAGGCGAAGGCGCCAAGATCGCGATCCGCAACATCCGTCAGGACGCGAACAAGGAAATCGCCAAGCTGGTCAAGGACAAGGCGATCAGCGAAGACGAAAAGAAGCGCGGCGAAGACGACATCCAGAAGCTGACCGACGCCAACATCAAGGACGTCGACAAGGTCGTCGCCGACAAGGAAAAAGAACTGCTGTCGGTCTGA
- the pyrH gene encoding UMP kinase — MSKLAYRRILLKLSGEALMGDEDYGIDPKIINRLAREVIEAQQAGAEVALVIGGGNIFRGAGLAAGGMDRVTGDQMGMLATVINALAMQDALEKLGAKARVMSAIKINDVCEDYIRRRAIRHLEKGRLVIFAAGVGSPFFTTDSGAALRAIEIGADLLLKATKVDGVYDKDPNKHSDAVRFDSLSYDEVIRRGLEVMDTAAFALARDSDLPMRVFDMGQPGELLKILNGENIGTLVQGRDPA; from the coding sequence ATGTCCAAGCTCGCCTATCGCCGCATCCTTCTGAAACTGTCCGGGGAGGCGCTGATGGGAGATGAGGACTACGGCATCGACCCGAAGATCATCAACCGCCTGGCCCGTGAGGTCATCGAAGCCCAGCAGGCCGGTGCCGAAGTGGCGCTGGTGATCGGCGGCGGCAACATCTTCCGCGGGGCTGGCCTGGCCGCGGGCGGCATGGACCGGGTCACCGGCGACCAGATGGGCATGCTGGCCACCGTCATCAACGCCCTGGCCATGCAGGACGCCCTGGAGAAGCTGGGCGCCAAGGCCCGCGTGATGAGCGCGATCAAGATCAACGACGTGTGCGAGGACTACATCCGCCGCCGCGCCATCCGCCACCTTGAAAAGGGCCGACTGGTGATCTTCGCCGCCGGCGTCGGCAGCCCGTTCTTCACCACCGACTCCGGTGCCGCCCTGCGCGCGATCGAGATCGGCGCCGACCTGCTGCTCAAGGCCACCAAGGTCGACGGCGTGTACGACAAGGACCCGAACAAGCACAGCGATGCGGTCCGCTTCGACAGCCTGAGCTACGACGAAGTGATCCGCCGCGGCCTGGAAGTGATGGATACCGCCGCCTTCGCACTGGCCCGCGACAGCGACCTGCCGATGCGCGTGTTCGACATGGGCCAGCCGGGCGAGCTGCTGAAGATCCTCAACGGCGAGAACATCGGCACCCTCGTCCAGGGCCGCGATCCGGCCTGA
- a CDS encoding GGDEF domain-containing protein produces the protein MPPELTAALALCRNLPSPPGIALRIIELAQDPEADIATAADIIAIDMALSARMLRIANSPLYASRRRIENLGQALTMLGLNATISLALGFTVTQGLTGGTGADHDLRQRAWKRSILSALAASQLGQARGLRRLEELMLAGLLQDLGVLCLAQAESERYLPLLREARDNIDLVARERDELGCSHAEVGAWVAEQWGLPRYLVESISHSEDLDAAESPFQACVQLSGAVADIWLDDDADAARERALQQVHDRLELDSARFDQVLTRISEALPDIASLFEAGLNSPSRVRELIDHAQELATLRNLRELQDADQARRRADEFEARAKRLADQAHRDALTGVLNRRQLEAVLEQEFLRAGRQGWPLSVAFIDLDDFKKINDAHGHLTGDEVLRAFAGKLQGQLRNSDTVARFGSEEFVALLPNTSETVALDVIRRVLANIVATPMAELEGGPLFVTFSAGVATQGGYERFADVQDLLRAADDVLYRSKNLGRNRVIARSPGALGHDELSATAGAELG, from the coding sequence ATGCCTCCCGAGCTGACAGCTGCCCTGGCGCTCTGCCGCAACCTGCCCTCGCCACCCGGTATTGCCCTGCGCATCATCGAACTGGCACAGGACCCGGAAGCGGATATCGCCACCGCCGCCGACATCATCGCCATCGACATGGCGCTGAGTGCTCGCATGCTGCGCATCGCCAATTCGCCGCTGTACGCCAGCCGCCGCCGGATCGAGAACCTCGGCCAGGCACTGACCATGCTCGGGCTGAATGCCACGATCAGCCTGGCCCTCGGCTTCACCGTCACCCAGGGACTGACCGGCGGTACCGGCGCCGACCACGACCTGCGCCAACGTGCCTGGAAGCGCAGCATCCTCAGCGCACTGGCCGCCAGCCAGCTGGGCCAGGCCCGCGGCCTGCGCCGGCTGGAAGAACTGATGCTGGCCGGCCTGCTGCAGGACCTGGGCGTACTGTGCCTGGCCCAGGCCGAATCGGAGCGCTACCTGCCGTTGCTGCGCGAAGCGCGCGACAACATCGATCTGGTCGCGCGCGAGCGTGACGAACTGGGCTGCAGTCACGCCGAGGTGGGCGCCTGGGTGGCCGAGCAGTGGGGCCTGCCGCGCTACCTGGTGGAAAGCATCAGCCACAGCGAAGACCTGGACGCCGCAGAATCGCCGTTCCAGGCCTGCGTGCAGCTGTCCGGCGCGGTGGCCGACATCTGGCTGGATGATGACGCCGATGCCGCCCGCGAACGCGCCCTGCAGCAGGTGCATGACCGCCTTGAACTGGACAGCGCCCGTTTCGACCAGGTCCTGACCCGCATCAGCGAGGCGCTGCCGGACATCGCCAGCCTGTTCGAGGCCGGCCTGAATTCCCCCTCGCGGGTGCGCGAACTGATCGACCACGCGCAGGAGCTGGCAACCCTGCGCAACCTGCGCGAGCTGCAGGATGCCGACCAGGCCCGTCGCCGCGCCGACGAATTCGAAGCCCGGGCCAAGCGCCTGGCAGACCAGGCCCATCGTGATGCCCTCACCGGCGTGCTCAACCGGCGCCAGCTGGAAGCGGTGCTGGAGCAGGAGTTCCTGCGCGCCGGGCGCCAGGGCTGGCCACTGTCGGTGGCCTTCATCGACCTGGACGACTTCAAGAAAATCAATGACGCCCACGGCCACCTGACCGGCGACGAGGTGCTGCGCGCCTTCGCCGGCAAGCTCCAGGGCCAGCTGCGCAACAGCGACACCGTGGCCCGCTTCGGCAGCGAGGAGTTCGTCGCGCTGCTGCCCAACACCAGCGAAACGGTGGCACTGGACGTGATCCGCCGGGTGCTGGCCAACATCGTCGCCACGCCGATGGCCGAGCTGGAAGGCGGCCCGCTGTTCGTCACCTTCTCCGCCGGCGTCGCCACCCAGGGCGGCTACGAACGCTTCGCCGACGTGCAGGACCTGCTGCGCGCCGCCGACGACGTGCTGTACCGCTCCAAGAACCTCGGCCGCAACCGGGTGATCGCGCGCTCCCCCGGCGCCCTCGGCCACGACGAGCTGTCAGCGACCGCCGGCGCCGAGCTGGGCTGA
- the tsf gene encoding translation elongation factor Ts: MEITASLVKELRERTGAGMMECKKALTEANGDIDAAAEAMRKSGAAKADKKADRVAAEGRLGLAQDGGKAVLVEVNSETDFVANDDNFKSFVNAVAAAALASGASDVEAVKAAKLADGRTVEEARATAVQTLGENIQIRRMVKVDGNNTIGAYVHTNGKVGVLVDLVGGDVELARGLAMHVAALKPPHNKAADVPAEFVEKEKEIELAKMSEKDKAKPAEILEKIISGKINKIVSDVTLYGQTYVLGDTTVEQVVKAAGADVAGFQLLIVGEGIEKVVEDYAAEVAKAMQV, from the coding sequence GTGGAAATCACTGCTTCCCTGGTCAAGGAACTGCGCGAGCGCACCGGCGCCGGCATGATGGAATGCAAGAAGGCGCTCACTGAAGCCAACGGCGACATCGACGCTGCTGCTGAAGCCATGCGCAAGTCCGGCGCCGCCAAGGCCGACAAGAAGGCTGACCGCGTGGCCGCCGAAGGCCGTCTGGGCCTGGCCCAGGACGGCGGCAAGGCCGTGCTGGTCGAAGTCAACTCGGAAACCGACTTCGTCGCCAACGATGACAACTTCAAGTCCTTCGTCAACGCCGTCGCCGCTGCCGCCCTGGCATCGGGCGCCAGCGACGTCGAAGCCGTGAAGGCTGCCAAGCTGGCCGATGGCCGCACCGTTGAAGAAGCCCGCGCCACCGCCGTGCAGACCCTGGGTGAGAACATCCAGATCCGTCGCATGGTGAAGGTTGATGGCAACAACACCATCGGCGCCTACGTCCACACCAACGGCAAGGTTGGCGTGCTGGTCGACCTGGTCGGCGGCGACGTCGAGCTGGCCCGTGGCCTGGCCATGCACGTGGCTGCCCTGAAGCCGCCGCACAACAAGGCTGCGGACGTCCCGGCCGAGTTCGTCGAGAAGGAAAAGGAAATCGAGCTGGCCAAGATGTCCGAAAAGGACAAGGCCAAGCCGGCCGAGATCCTGGAAAAGATCATCAGCGGCAAGATCAACAAGATCGTCAGCGACGTGACCCTGTACGGCCAGACCTACGTGCTGGGCGACACCACTGTCGAGCAGGTGGTCAAGGCCGCCGGTGCCGACGTGGCTGGCTTCCAGCTGCTGATCGTCGGCGAAGGCATCGAGAAGGTGGTGGAAGACTACGCCGCCGAAGTTGCCAAGGCGATGCAGGTCTGA
- the rpsB gene encoding 30S ribosomal protein S2, which translates to MPQVTMRQMLEAGVHFGHQTRYWNPKMAPYIFGARGKIHIINLEKTVPLFNDAMNFISSVAQKRGTVLFLGTKRSARETIKEEAERCGMPFMNQRWLGGTLTNFRTVKQSVARLKELEAGETDGTFEKLVKHEVLGLRRERDKLEASLGGIKDMNRLPDAIFVIDIGHEDIAIKEAKKLGIPVIAVVDTNYNPELVDYAIPGNDDAIRAVQLYARAAADAVLEGKAAAPHAASVREEEFAEAAAEGEEKPARRAPAKKAAKKGDDAQA; encoded by the coding sequence ATGCCCCAGGTCACCATGCGTCAGATGCTGGAAGCCGGCGTCCACTTCGGCCACCAGACCCGCTACTGGAACCCGAAGATGGCTCCGTACATCTTCGGCGCCCGCGGCAAGATCCACATCATCAACCTGGAAAAGACCGTCCCGCTGTTCAACGACGCGATGAACTTCATCTCGTCGGTGGCCCAGAAGCGCGGCACCGTCCTGTTCCTGGGCACCAAGCGCAGCGCCCGCGAAACCATCAAGGAAGAAGCCGAGCGTTGCGGCATGCCGTTCATGAACCAGCGTTGGCTGGGCGGCACCCTGACCAACTTCCGTACCGTCAAGCAGTCGGTTGCCCGCCTCAAGGAACTGGAAGCCGGTGAAACCGACGGCACCTTCGAGAAGCTGGTCAAGCACGAAGTGCTGGGCCTGCGTCGCGAGCGCGACAAGCTGGAAGCCTCGCTGGGCGGCATCAAGGACATGAACCGTCTGCCGGACGCCATCTTCGTGATCGACATCGGCCACGAAGACATCGCGATCAAGGAAGCCAAGAAGCTGGGCATCCCGGTCATCGCCGTGGTCGACACCAACTACAACCCGGAACTGGTGGACTACGCCATCCCGGGCAACGACGACGCCATCCGCGCTGTGCAGCTGTACGCCCGCGCCGCTGCCGATGCCGTGCTGGAAGGCAAGGCCGCTGCCCCGCACGCCGCTTCGGTGCGCGAGGAAGAGTTCGCTGAAGCCGCTGCCGAAGGCGAAGAGAAGCCGGCCCGCCGCGCTCCGGCCAAGAAGGCTGCCAAGAAGGGCGACGACGCCCAGGCCTGA
- a CDS encoding fimbrial biogenesis chaperone yields the protein MRALLTLLAMLLALPAAALDLLPTTLQLPAEGGQGELWLYNPGPGRWQGRVQIMAWEQQTDAEVLRPTDQVVASPTQLDIPPGIRQRIWLLPRQPAPAAGEQAYRIVLAPTTPGLQRYSLPLFRGHATPMTQPRLHAWIEPGQSHTVLRMNNAGTLHARLNDLAYIASDGRRTLLLPGLAGYLLAGRERRWALPAHPDGYAGGHFQALLQDGRVVDLVAPDPAIAASAPSGL from the coding sequence ATGCGGGCACTTCTGACTCTGCTGGCGATGCTGCTGGCGTTGCCTGCCGCGGCACTGGACCTGTTGCCGACCACACTGCAACTGCCCGCCGAAGGTGGTCAGGGCGAACTGTGGCTCTACAACCCCGGTCCCGGCCGCTGGCAGGGCCGGGTGCAGATCATGGCGTGGGAACAGCAGACCGACGCCGAAGTGCTGCGTCCCACCGACCAGGTTGTCGCCAGCCCGACCCAGCTCGACATCCCGCCCGGCATCCGCCAGCGCATCTGGCTGCTGCCACGCCAGCCGGCACCCGCTGCCGGTGAACAGGCCTATCGGATCGTCCTGGCCCCCACCACGCCAGGCCTGCAGCGTTATTCGCTGCCGTTGTTCCGCGGGCACGCCACACCAATGACCCAGCCGCGGCTGCATGCATGGATTGAACCTGGCCAGTCGCATACCGTCCTGCGAATGAACAACGCCGGTACCCTGCACGCACGCCTGAACGATCTCGCCTACATCGCCAGCGACGGCCGACGCACCCTGCTGCTGCCGGGGCTTGCCGGCTATCTGCTGGCCGGCCGTGAGCGCCGCTGGGCCCTGCCCGCCCACCCTGATGGCTACGCCGGCGGTCATTTCCAGGCCCTGCTGCAGGATGGCCGCGTGGTCGATCTGGTCGCTCCAGACCCGGCAATTGCAGCCAGCGCACCGAGCGGGCTATAA